DNA sequence from the Oncorhynchus clarkii lewisi isolate Uvic-CL-2024 chromosome 24, UVic_Ocla_1.0, whole genome shotgun sequence genome:
aactaacatggtccaagcacaccaagacagtcgtgaagagggcaccacaaaacatattccccctcaggagactgaaaagatttggcatgggtcctcagatcctcaaaaggttctacagctgcaccatcgagagcatcctgacgggttgcatcactgcctggtatgtcaactgctcggcctccgaccgcaaggcactacagagggtaatgtgaacggccaagtacatcactggggccaagcttcctgccatccaggacctctataccaggcggtgtcagaggaaggccctaaaaatggtcaaaaactGCAGccgccctagtcatagactgttctctctgctaccacatgtcaagctgtaccggagcatcaagtctaggtccaagaggcttctaaacagcttctacccccaagccataagacacctaatcaaatggctacccagactatttgcattgcccccgcccccctcttttacaccactgctactctctgttgttaccatctatgcatagtcactttaataactctaccaacatgtacatattacctcaactaaccggggCCTCCGGACATTGaatcagtaccggtacccccctgtatatacctcgctattgttattttactgctgctctttaattaattgttacttttatttcttattcttatccatatttaaaaaaaactgcattgttggttaggggctcgtaagtaagcatttcactgtaaggttgtattcagcacatttgattttgatttgtttgtctTTTCAGGAACTACTCCAGTTTGGGCCTGAACAAAGATAGAGAAACAGATGGATAAAACAAACTTCAACTTGACTTGCGTGACCATCTCTAATAGCCCTATCAGTGACTTCCTGATGAGCATCTACATCCTGGCCTTTATCCTGGGCTTGGCCTTTAACCTATTGACCCTTGGCCCCATCGTCCAGCAGGTCCGCAGCCAGAACACCCTGGGGGTATTCCTGctcaacctgtccctgtctgacCTACTCTATATCTTTACCATGCCTCTCTGGATCAACTACTACCACCGGGACCACCACTGGAGCCTGGGCAGCCTGTCCTGCAGCGTGGCCGGCTTCTTCTACTACTCCAACATGTACCTTAGCATCTACCTGCTGTGCTGCATCTCTGTGGACCGCTGCCTGGCCGTCACCTACCCCCTGAGGACCAAAGCCTTCCGCAGCGCGCGCTACGCCTGGGTGCTTTGTCTGGTCGTGTGCGTGACTGTCATGTCCGGACACGGCCTGGTGCTGTTCAAGGACAACCTGCAGGATGCCCACGACGACACGCAGGACCGCTGCTACGAGACCTACCCCATGCCGCAGCCCGTGGCCCTGTTCAACCTGCTGCGTGTGGGCATCGGCTTCCTGCTGCCCCTGCTGGTGCTGGGGCTGTGTTACTGGAGGATCATGGGCCAGGTGAAGCAGAGCGAGGGGCTGGGGGAGCAGGCTAAGAGGAAGGTACGGCTGCTGTCCTTCGGGGTGATCGGGATTTTCTCTGTGTGCTTCgccccctaccacc
Encoded proteins:
- the LOC139382892 gene encoding G-protein coupled receptor 4-like gives rise to the protein MDKTNFNLTCVTISNSPISDFLMSIYILAFILGLAFNLLTLGPIVQQVRSQNTLGVFLLNLSLSDLLYIFTMPLWINYYHRDHHWSLGSLSCSVAGFFYYSNMYLSIYLLCCISVDRCLAVTYPLRTKAFRSARYAWVLCLVVCVTVMSGHGLVLFKDNLQDAHDDTQDRCYETYPMPQPVALFNLLRVGIGFLLPLLVLGLCYWRIMGQVKQSEGLGEQAKRKVRLLSFGVIGIFSVCFAPYHLLLLTRSLAYYHMDEKMYCQFEQKMHFPFSFTLALSSLNSVVDPVLYVLVSNGVREDMRLCFCGNRQGQRERESPLSTEPWNTHMI